A window of the Gossypium hirsutum isolate 1008001.06 chromosome A03, Gossypium_hirsutum_v2.1, whole genome shotgun sequence genome harbors these coding sequences:
- the LOC107886106 gene encoding two-component response regulator-like APRR1, which produces MESKELNLNKELKAGGAGNGFIDRSKVRILLCDNDTKSCEEVFSLLLKCSYQVTTVRSARQVIDALNAEGPDIDIILTEVDLPMTKGMKLLKYIMRNNELRRIPVIMMSAQDEVSIVVKCLRLGAADYLVKPLRTNELLNLWTHMWRRRRELGLSEKNILNCDFDLVASDPSDANTNSTTLFSDDTDERSRKSSNPEMGISTHQEDESAAATVEPPQSDSPECRPDVPGISDRRTGQFSSVPKKSELKIGESSAFFTYVKSSAVKTSSTQVATPNHESAAENKIGEEHLPQPGEQVVSDTRVHENGETWENNSQGDEFRSSSSVPDSLSLERSSTPASMEFSQQRDFKEDKFSPALVPPSNETQHDVSGLPTQSPYLHYMPGVLNQVMMPSSTQLFQNNLHDIHNHTSSPLVPQYNHLQQCLPHPHVSGMASFPYYPVNMCMQPGQMPTGHSWPSFGNSSSNEVQPSKVDRREAALIKFRQKRKERCFDKKIRYVNRKRLAERRPRVRGQFVRKNGATVDLNGQPASADYDEDEEEEQASRDSSPEDDTSGC; this is translated from the exons TGACTACAGTAAGGTCTGCCAGACAGGTCATTGATGCACTTAATGCTGAGGGACCTGACATTGATATAATACTTACTGAAGTCGACCTCCCAATGACAAAAGGAATGAAGTTGTTAAAGTATATTATGCGGAATAATGAACTGCGGCGCATTCCTGTTATTA TGATGTCGGCCCAGGATGAGGTCTCTATTGTTGTTAAGTGCCTGAGGCTTGGTGCTGCTGACTATCTTGTCAAGCCTTTACGAACCAATGAATTGTTGAACTTGTGGACACACATGTGGAGAAGGCGACGTGAG CTTGGTCTTTCGGAAAAGAACATCTTAAACTGTGACTTTGATCTAGTGGCATCAGATCCTAGTGATGCTAATACAAACAGTACTACTTTGTTCTCGGATGATACAGATGAGAGGTCCCGGAAGAGCTCTAATCCAGAGATGGGAATTTCAACTCATCAAGAAGATGAA TCTGCTGCTGCTACTGTCGAGCCTCCTCAGTCTGATTCACCAGAATGCCGTCCTGATGTTCCTGGAATAAGTGACCGTCGAACAG GGCAGTTTTCATCTGTTCCAAAGAAGAGTGAGCTAAAGATTGGCGAGTCATCTGCCTTCTTTACTTATGTGAAGTCAAGTGCAGTAAAAACCAGCAGTACTCAAGTTGCAACCCCTAATCATGAAAGTGCTGCTGAAAATAAGATCGGTGAAGAGCATCTCCCGCAACCTGGTGAACAAGTGGTTAGTGATACCAGAGTACATGAGAATGGTGAAACATGGGAAAACAACTCACAAGGTGATGAGTTTCGTAGCAGCAGTAGCGTTCCGGATTCCCTTTCCTTGGAGAGGTCTTCGACCCCTGCATCAATGGAGTTCTCACAACAAAGGGATTTTAAGGAAGACAAGTTTTCTCCGGCACTTGTGCCTCCTAGTAATGAAACTCAACATGATGTATCCGGTTTACCTACACAAAGTCCCTATCTACACTACATGCCAGGAGTTCTAAATCAAGTTATGATGCCATCATCGACCCAGTTGTTTCAGAACAACCTCCATGACATCCATAATCATACTAGTTCTCCTTTGGTCCCTCAATATAATCATCTTCAACAATGTCTTCCCCATCCTCATGTAAGTGGGATGGCATCGTTTCCATACTACCCTGTTAATATGTGCATGCAACCGGGTCAGATGCCAACCGGTCACTCATGGCCATCATTTGGAAATTCATCTTCCAATGAAGTGCAACCAAGTAAGGTTGACAGAAGAGAGGCAGCATTAATCAAATTTCGGCAGAAAAGGAAAGAGCGCTGTTTCGATAAGAAGATCAGATATGTTAATAGGAAAAGGCTAGCTGAAAGGAGGCCTCGTGTGAGGGGACAATTTGTGAGGAAGAATGGTGCAACAGTTGATCTCAATGGCCAACCTGCTTCTGCTGATTACGATGAGGATGAAGAAGAGGAGCAGGCATCAAGGGATTCATCACCTGAAGATGATACTTCAGGATGTTGA